Proteins encoded in a region of the Halothiobacillus diazotrophicus genome:
- the glyQ gene encoding glycine--tRNA ligase subunit alpha, which yields MPANHDLTTFQGLILALSQFWAEQGCALLQPLDLEVGAGTFHPATFLRSIGPEPWRAAYVQPSRRPTDGRYGENPNRLQHYYQFQVLLKPSPDNIQQLYLDSLALLGFDPLTHDIRFVEDNWESPTLGAWGLGWEVWLNGMEVTQFTYFQQVGGLDCRPVSGEITYGLERLAMYMQGVQSVYDLVWSRSEAGIITYGDVYHQNEVEQSTYNFEQADTAFLFGLFDQAEKESLRLVELGLPLPAYEQVLKASHAFNLLDARRAISVTERQRFILRVRTLARGVAEKYYASREQLGFPMLVRNAATTDIA from the coding sequence ATGCCAGCCAACCACGATCTGACGACCTTCCAGGGACTAATCCTGGCACTTTCCCAATTCTGGGCCGAGCAGGGATGCGCCCTGCTCCAGCCGCTCGATCTGGAAGTCGGCGCAGGCACCTTCCATCCCGCCACCTTCCTGCGGTCCATCGGACCGGAGCCCTGGCGCGCAGCCTACGTGCAGCCGTCACGCCGCCCCACCGACGGTCGCTACGGCGAAAACCCGAACCGCCTGCAGCACTATTACCAGTTCCAGGTGCTGCTGAAGCCGTCGCCGGACAATATCCAGCAGCTGTATCTCGATTCCCTGGCCCTGCTCGGCTTCGACCCGCTCACCCACGACATCCGCTTCGTGGAGGACAACTGGGAATCCCCGACCCTCGGCGCCTGGGGCCTGGGCTGGGAGGTCTGGCTCAACGGCATGGAAGTCACCCAGTTCACCTATTTCCAGCAGGTCGGTGGACTGGACTGCCGCCCGGTGTCCGGCGAAATCACCTACGGACTGGAGCGCCTGGCCATGTACATGCAGGGCGTGCAGAGCGTCTACGACCTCGTCTGGTCGCGCAGCGAGGCGGGCATCATCACCTATGGCGACGTCTACCATCAGAATGAGGTCGAGCAGTCGACCTACAACTTCGAGCAGGCGGACACCGCCTTCCTGTTCGGCCTGTTCGACCAGGCGGAGAAGGAATCGCTGCGGCTGGTCGAGCTGGGCCTGCCCCTGCCCGCCTACGAGCAGGTACTCAAGGCCTCGCATGCCTTCAACCTGCTCGACGCGCGGCGCGCCATTTCCGTGACCGAGCGCCAGCGCTTCATCCTGCGGGTACGCACGCTCGCCCGGGGCGTGGCCGAAAAATACTACGCCAGCCGCGAACAGCTGGGCTTCCCCATGCTCGTCCGCAATGCCGCGACCACGGACATAGCCTGA
- the trpD gene encoding anthranilate phosphoribosyltransferase, whose translation MTQSVEHISQAIARAVERQDLTRDEMRVVMRQIMSGGATPVQVAGFMVALRMKGETVDEITAAAEVMRELAVGVQVDVPHLVDIVGTGGDGSALFNVSTAASFVVAAAGGHVAKHGNRSITSRSGSADMLETAGVKLDVSSACVADCVRELGIGFMFAPQHHGSMRHAAVPRKELGVRTLFNVLGPLTNPAGAPAMLMGVYAEHWLEPLAAVMKALGARHVLVVHSHDGLDEISLAEATEVAELNRGEITRYRISPEQFGLNRQPLASMVVDGPAQSVALIRAALGGEPGPVADMIALNAGAAIYCADLKSTLADGVARAQAVLASGAALQRLDALVAKTQSCVA comes from the coding sequence ATGACACAGTCAGTTGAACATATCAGCCAAGCCATCGCCCGCGCGGTCGAGCGGCAGGATCTGACCCGCGACGAGATGCGTGTCGTGATGCGCCAGATCATGTCGGGCGGCGCGACGCCGGTTCAGGTGGCCGGGTTCATGGTGGCGCTGCGCATGAAGGGCGAGACGGTGGACGAGATCACCGCCGCCGCCGAGGTCATGCGCGAGCTGGCCGTCGGCGTTCAGGTCGATGTGCCGCATCTCGTGGACATCGTCGGTACCGGCGGGGACGGATCGGCCCTGTTCAACGTCTCCACGGCTGCCAGTTTCGTGGTGGCCGCAGCCGGCGGTCACGTGGCCAAGCATGGCAACCGCTCGATCACGAGCCGATCCGGAAGCGCGGACATGCTGGAGACGGCGGGCGTGAAGCTGGACGTGTCGAGCGCCTGCGTCGCCGACTGCGTGCGCGAACTGGGTATCGGTTTCATGTTCGCGCCGCAGCATCACGGTTCCATGCGCCATGCCGCCGTGCCGCGCAAGGAGCTGGGCGTGCGGACGCTGTTCAACGTGCTCGGCCCGCTGACGAATCCGGCCGGTGCGCCGGCGATGCTGATGGGCGTTTATGCCGAACATTGGCTGGAACCCCTCGCGGCCGTCATGAAGGCGCTGGGCGCCCGGCATGTGCTGGTCGTCCACAGTCATGACGGGTTGGACGAGATCAGTCTGGCCGAGGCGACCGAGGTGGCCGAATTGAACCGCGGCGAGATCACCCGGTATCGCATCAGCCCGGAGCAGTTCGGTCTCAATCGTCAGCCGCTGGCGTCGATGGTCGTCGATGGTCCGGCGCAGAGCGTGGCCCTGATTCGCGCGGCACTCGGTGGCGAGCCGGGTCCGGTGGCGGATATGATTGCCCTGAACGCTGGCGCCGCCATCTACTGTGCGGATCTCAAGTCCACGCTGGCCGACGGTGTGGCGCGTGCGCAGGCGGTGCTTGCCTCCGGCGCCGCCCTGCAGCGCCTCGACGCGCTGGTCGCCAAGACGCAGTCCTGCGTAGCCTGA
- the trpC gene encoding indole-3-glycerol phosphate synthase TrpC, translating to MNQAPDILQKILNRKVEEVAQRSVLRSLDDMRAAAQAVGQEGGAPRGFVAALRRRVDQGLPAVIAEVKKASPSKGVLRADFDPAAIAASYAEGGAACLSVLTDHDFFQGHEDYLQQARAACALPVLRKDFMIDPWQVYEARVLGADCILLIVAALTDERMQELYTVARSLGMDVLVEVHDRAELERALALGAEMVGINNRNLRTFEVSLDTTLELLPLIPADRLIVTESGILSRQDVAVMRAADVHTFLVGEAFMRAEDPGRALHALFSEDTV from the coding sequence ATGAACCAGGCACCCGATATTCTGCAGAAAATTCTCAACCGCAAGGTCGAGGAAGTCGCCCAGCGCTCAGTGTTGCGCTCCCTGGACGACATGCGCGCTGCCGCCCAGGCCGTCGGTCAGGAGGGCGGTGCACCCCGAGGATTCGTGGCTGCCTTGCGCCGCCGGGTCGATCAGGGCCTGCCGGCCGTGATCGCCGAGGTCAAGAAGGCCTCGCCCAGCAAGGGGGTGCTGCGGGCGGACTTCGATCCGGCGGCGATCGCCGCGAGTTACGCCGAGGGCGGCGCTGCCTGTCTGTCGGTGCTGACCGATCACGATTTCTTCCAGGGGCACGAGGACTACCTGCAGCAGGCGCGCGCCGCCTGCGCCCTGCCGGTTCTGCGCAAGGATTTCATGATCGATCCGTGGCAGGTCTACGAGGCCCGTGTGTTGGGTGCCGATTGCATCCTGCTGATCGTCGCCGCCCTGACGGACGAGCGGATGCAGGAACTCTACACGGTGGCACGGTCGCTCGGGATGGACGTGCTCGTCGAGGTGCATGACCGTGCCGAACTCGAACGGGCCCTGGCGCTCGGTGCGGAGATGGTCGGCATCAACAATCGCAACCTGCGCACCTTCGAGGTGTCGCTCGACACGACGCTCGAACTGCTGCCGCTGATTCCGGCAGATCGCCTGATCGTGACCGAAAGCGGGATTCTGTCGCGACAGGACGTGGCGGTGATGCGCGCTGCGGACGTACACACTTTTCTGGTCGGCGAGGCATTCATGCGCGCCGAGGATCCGGGGCGTGCGCTGCACGCGCTGTTTAGCGAGGATACGGTATGA
- a CDS encoding OsmC family protein yields the protein MKARVKWVEGMAFMAEADSGHGIMLDGSPEIGGRNLGARPMEMVLMGLGGCTAIDVMVILGKQRQPVEDCWIELEADRAEVAAPKVFTKIHLHYVVKGQGLDPKQVERAVKLSADKYCSVSAMLKSTVEITYDFEVRD from the coding sequence ATGAAAGCACGGGTGAAATGGGTCGAAGGCATGGCCTTCATGGCCGAGGCAGACAGCGGGCATGGCATCATGCTCGACGGCTCGCCGGAAATCGGCGGGCGCAATCTGGGCGCGCGGCCCATGGAGATGGTGCTCATGGGGCTGGGTGGCTGCACGGCCATCGACGTCATGGTGATCCTCGGCAAGCAGCGCCAGCCGGTTGAGGACTGCTGGATCGAGCTCGAGGCCGATCGTGCCGAGGTGGCCGCGCCGAAGGTCTTCACGAAGATCCATCTGCACTATGTCGTGAAGGGGCAAGGGCTCGATCCCAAGCAGGTCGAGCGGGCGGTCAAGCTGTCCGCCGACAAGTACTGCTCCGTGTCGGCGATGCTCAAGAGCACGGTCGAGATCACCTACGATTTCGAGGTCCGGGACTAA
- a CDS encoding (Fe-S)-binding protein, translating into MKPESPLRAPQTAAPPPDSTASNRQSRIRQQALDCVMCGICVPHCPTFGLTQNEADGPRGRISLALGLSSGQLAADATVVDHLDRCLSCLACESVCPSRVAYGSLMDHLRTALAAGDFTADMTTQRTPDTTTVDEAALPKAARRIWTALRNRVLSRRRMMGRLGSLLRILQRLGLGGALRTLGGPWGRALPRQLPKRFHPAAHRPATHKTNETGRSARRVGLFIGCTGEALNSDAVRAGIRVLQALGHIVEIPEGQACCGAMHQHGGDLATATRLRAENRQVFSDPDLTAIVVIGTACTAELQREPQAAPVVEITDYLANLPDADWPPLNPLAIRAGIHLPCSQTRVLKQPGSTERLLRRIPDLTPVPLATNDRCCGAAGMHVLMYPDQAEALRAPKLEEIERLKPDCVVSANIGCATHLAAGLGVAVRHPVELIARALA; encoded by the coding sequence ATGAAGCCAGAAAGCCCTTTGCGCGCCCCCCAGACTGCCGCCCCACCACCCGATTCGACCGCATCGAACCGACAATCCCGCATTCGCCAGCAGGCACTCGATTGCGTCATGTGCGGTATCTGCGTTCCCCATTGCCCCACCTTCGGCCTGACGCAGAACGAGGCCGACGGTCCCCGTGGACGGATCAGCCTGGCACTGGGCCTGTCGAGCGGACAGCTCGCCGCCGACGCGACCGTCGTCGATCATCTCGATCGCTGCCTGAGCTGCCTGGCCTGTGAATCGGTCTGCCCGTCTCGGGTAGCCTACGGATCGCTCATGGATCATTTGCGTACGGCCCTGGCGGCCGGCGATTTCACCGCTGACATGACGACCCAGAGGACACCCGATACGACGACCGTCGATGAAGCCGCCCTGCCCAAAGCCGCCCGACGCATCTGGACCGCGCTCAGGAACCGGGTTCTCAGCCGGCGCCGGATGATGGGTCGGCTGGGGTCGCTGCTCAGGATTCTTCAGCGTCTGGGGCTCGGCGGTGCGCTACGAACCCTCGGCGGCCCATGGGGTCGCGCCCTGCCCCGGCAGCTGCCCAAACGCTTTCATCCCGCTGCGCACCGACCCGCGACACACAAGACCAATGAGACCGGGAGATCCGCCAGACGCGTGGGACTGTTCATCGGCTGCACCGGCGAAGCACTGAACAGCGATGCCGTCCGAGCCGGTATCCGGGTCCTGCAAGCGCTGGGGCATATCGTCGAGATTCCCGAGGGTCAGGCATGTTGCGGCGCCATGCATCAGCACGGCGGTGATCTCGCCACAGCGACCCGATTGCGCGCCGAGAACCGCCAGGTGTTTTCCGACCCGGACCTGACGGCGATCGTCGTGATCGGCACGGCCTGCACAGCCGAACTACAACGGGAACCGCAGGCCGCCCCCGTCGTCGAGATCACCGACTATCTGGCCAACCTCCCCGACGCCGACTGGCCGCCGCTGAATCCGCTCGCGATCCGGGCGGGTATCCACCTGCCCTGCAGCCAGACCCGCGTCCTCAAGCAACCCGGCAGTACCGAACGTCTGCTTCGCCGGATTCCGGACCTGACGCCCGTGCCGCTGGCCACCAACGACCGTTGCTGCGGTGCGGCAGGCATGCATGTGCTGATGTACCCCGATCAGGCCGAGGCGCTGCGCGCACCGAAATTAGAAGAAATCGAACGACTGAAACCGGACTGCGTGGTCTCGGCGAACATCGGCTGCGCCACGCACCTGGCGGCAGGACTGGGCGTGGCCGTGCGCCACCCGGTGGAATTGATCGCCCGGGCACTGGCCTGA
- the rplM gene encoding 50S ribosomal protein L13 — protein sequence MKTFSAKSAEVKRDWFVIDASGKTLGRLATEVARRLRGKHKAEYTPHVDTGDYIIIVNAKDVKVTGNKAQDKVYHFHTGFIGNMRHFTFEKMIERAPERVIELAVKGMLPKNPLGRDMFRKLKVYAGSEHNHAAQQPKPLEI from the coding sequence ATGAAAACTTTTTCCGCCAAGTCGGCTGAAGTCAAACGCGACTGGTTCGTGATCGACGCTTCGGGCAAGACCCTCGGCCGTCTCGCGACCGAAGTGGCTCGTCGTCTGCGTGGCAAGCACAAGGCAGAGTACACCCCGCACGTTGACACCGGCGACTACATCATCATCGTGAACGCGAAGGATGTGAAGGTCACGGGCAACAAGGCACAAGACAAGGTCTACCATTTCCATACCGGTTTCATCGGTAACATGCGGCACTTCACCTTCGAGAAGATGATCGAGCGTGCGCCTGAGCGTGTGATCGAACTGGCGGTTAAAGGCATGCTGCCGAAAAACCCGCTGGGTCGTGACATGTTCCGCAAGCTCAAAGTGTACGCGGGTAGCGAACATAACCACGCGGCGCAGCAACCCAAGCCGCTCGAGATCTGA
- the rpsI gene encoding 30S ribosomal protein S9, translating into MAVTQNYGTGRRKTSSARVFLRPGSGAITINGKTIEDFFGRETARMIVRQPLELLEVSDRFDVFVTVQGGGPSGQSGAIRHGLTRALIEFDESYRGKLRTAGFVTRDAREVERKKIGLRKARRAVQFSKR; encoded by the coding sequence ATGGCAGTGACCCAAAATTACGGCACCGGTCGTCGCAAAACGTCTTCGGCCCGGGTATTCCTTCGTCCTGGCAGTGGCGCCATTACCATCAACGGCAAGACGATCGAAGATTTCTTCGGTCGTGAAACCGCCCGCATGATCGTGCGCCAGCCTCTGGAACTGCTGGAAGTTTCGGATCGCTTCGACGTCTTCGTGACCGTTCAGGGCGGTGGCCCCAGCGGCCAGTCCGGCGCCATCCGTCATGGCCTGACCCGTGCCCTGATTGAGTTCGACGAGAGCTATCGCGGCAAGCTGCGTACCGCCGGTTTCGTGACCCGCGACGCGCGTGAAGTCGAACGTAAGAAGATCGGTCTGCGCAAAGCACGCCGCGCGGTTCAGTTCTCCAAGCGTTAA
- a CDS encoding cytochrome b/b6 domain-containing protein, producing MSEPNPPLTTRVRVWDLPVRIVHWLLVLGVIALWYTAEVWDSIDNLDWHMDIGFAMIGLLVFRILWGFFGSDTARFRQFVKGPDQIRAYLKEPGKSVFLGHNPLGALSVLAMLLSLLIQVITGLFAHDELYTSAPLSQYVSSKTSGLLTEIHHLNFNILLALIGLHLAAIAFYQFRKHDPLVQAMITGKKRLQADQHIRNPNPRFAGWIPFIIIALIAVGTAYVFATQIPTIAHLLAPGRG from the coding sequence ATGTCCGAACCCAATCCTCCCCTAACGACCCGGGTCCGCGTGTGGGATCTTCCCGTGCGCATCGTCCACTGGCTGCTGGTACTGGGCGTAATCGCCCTGTGGTACACCGCCGAGGTATGGGACAGCATCGATAACCTCGACTGGCATATGGATATCGGCTTCGCCATGATCGGCCTGCTGGTGTTCCGGATCCTCTGGGGATTTTTCGGCAGCGACACGGCCCGGTTTCGCCAGTTCGTGAAAGGCCCGGACCAGATTCGGGCCTATCTCAAGGAACCCGGCAAGAGCGTTTTCCTCGGTCACAACCCGCTGGGTGCCCTGTCGGTACTCGCCATGCTGTTGTCCTTGCTCATACAGGTCATCACCGGTCTGTTCGCGCACGACGAGCTGTATACCTCTGCCCCCCTCAGTCAGTACGTATCCAGCAAGACCAGCGGGTTGCTGACGGAAATCCACCACCTGAACTTCAACATCCTGCTGGCCTTGATCGGCCTGCATCTGGCGGCCATCGCCTTCTATCAGTTCAGGAAGCACGACCCATTGGTCCAGGCCATGATCACCGGCAAAAAGCGCCTCCAGGCAGATCAGCACATCCGGAATCCGAACCCGCGATTCGCCGGCTGGATACCGTTCATCATCATCGCCCTGATCGCGGTCGGTACCGCCTACGTCTTTGCCACTCAGATCCCGACCATCGCCCATCTGCTGGCCCCAGGCCGCGGCTAA
- the acs gene encoding acetate--CoA ligase yields the protein MHNLESILTENRVFPPNPDFAAKARIGSRAAYDALVAEATSDYEGFWARQAREWLTWDQPFQTVLDESKAPHYRWFGDGKLNASVNCIDRHLPAKAKKTAIIAEADDGSVRTISYQQLHDQVAQMANGLKSLGITKGDRVIIYLPMIPEASVAMLACARIGAIHSVVFGGFSAEALRDRINDTGAKLVITADGGMRGGRAVPLKTAVDKAIEHGCPSVERVVMLERLGNDSATIVDGRDVLWSQLTADQPTTCEPVSVESEHPLFLLYTSGSTGKPKGVQHSTGGYLLNAILTNAWVFDLKDDDVYWCTADVGWITGHSYVTYGPLALGVTQVIFEGVPSYPDGGRFWRMVQDHKVSVFYTAPTAIRALMKLGDEVPKQYDLSSLRLLGTVGEPINPEAWMWYHRVIGGERCPIADTWWQTETGAHMIAPLPGAIPTKPGSCTLPLPGIMADIVDDDGAPIGPNQGGNLVIKRPWPSMIRTVWGDDARFQRSYFPETLKGYYLAGDSARRDDDGYFWIMGRIDDVLNVSGHRLGTMEIESALVAHPAVAEAAVVGRPHDIKGEAVVAFVVCKGERPQGADAEAMIKTLRDWVAEQIGPIAKPDEIRFGDNLPKTRSGKIMRRLLRGIAKGELPQGDVSTLENPAILEQLMGQ from the coding sequence ATGCACAATCTCGAATCGATTCTAACGGAAAACCGGGTCTTCCCGCCGAATCCCGATTTCGCCGCGAAGGCGCGCATCGGCTCCCGTGCCGCCTACGACGCGCTGGTCGCCGAAGCGACATCCGATTACGAGGGATTCTGGGCGCGCCAGGCCCGCGAGTGGCTGACCTGGGACCAACCCTTCCAGACGGTACTTGACGAGTCGAAGGCGCCGCACTATCGCTGGTTCGGCGATGGCAAGCTCAATGCCTCGGTCAACTGCATCGACCGACACCTGCCCGCCAAGGCGAAGAAGACGGCGATCATCGCCGAAGCCGACGACGGCAGCGTGCGCACCATCAGCTACCAGCAGCTGCACGATCAGGTGGCGCAGATGGCCAATGGCCTGAAGAGCCTCGGCATCACCAAGGGCGACCGCGTCATCATCTACCTGCCGATGATTCCGGAAGCGAGCGTGGCCATGCTCGCCTGCGCCCGAATCGGTGCCATTCACTCGGTGGTATTCGGTGGCTTTTCCGCAGAAGCACTGCGTGACCGGATCAACGACACCGGCGCCAAGCTCGTGATCACCGCCGACGGCGGGATGCGTGGCGGACGGGCCGTCCCTCTCAAGACAGCGGTCGACAAGGCGATCGAACACGGCTGCCCGAGCGTGGAACGTGTCGTTATGCTGGAGCGGCTTGGCAACGACTCGGCGACCATCGTCGACGGTCGGGACGTACTCTGGTCGCAGTTGACAGCCGACCAGCCAACGACCTGCGAACCCGTGAGCGTCGAATCGGAACACCCCCTGTTCCTGCTCTACACCTCCGGCTCCACCGGCAAGCCGAAGGGTGTCCAGCACTCGACCGGCGGTTACCTGCTGAACGCGATCCTGACCAACGCCTGGGTGTTCGACCTCAAGGACGACGACGTCTACTGGTGTACCGCCGACGTGGGCTGGATTACCGGGCACAGCTACGTCACCTATGGTCCGCTGGCGCTGGGCGTCACCCAGGTGATCTTCGAGGGCGTCCCTTCCTATCCCGACGGCGGCCGGTTCTGGCGCATGGTTCAAGACCACAAGGTATCGGTGTTCTATACCGCCCCCACTGCCATCCGCGCCCTGATGAAACTCGGTGACGAAGTCCCGAAGCAGTACGATCTCAGCAGCCTGCGCCTGCTCGGCACGGTCGGCGAACCCATCAACCCCGAGGCCTGGATGTGGTACCACCGCGTGATCGGCGGCGAGCGCTGCCCCATCGCCGACACCTGGTGGCAGACCGAAACCGGCGCGCACATGATCGCCCCCCTGCCGGGCGCCATTCCCACCAAACCCGGCTCCTGCACCTTGCCGCTGCCCGGCATCATGGCGGATATCGTCGATGACGACGGCGCACCGATCGGCCCCAATCAGGGCGGCAATCTCGTGATCAAGCGCCCCTGGCCCTCGATGATCCGTACCGTCTGGGGCGATGACGCCCGCTTCCAGCGCAGCTATTTCCCCGAAACGCTCAAGGGCTACTACCTCGCCGGCGACTCGGCGCGTCGCGACGATGATGGCTATTTCTGGATCATGGGTCGCATCGACGACGTGCTCAACGTTTCCGGACACCGCCTGGGGACCATGGAAATCGAATCCGCCCTCGTGGCACACCCCGCAGTCGCGGAAGCCGCCGTGGTGGGCAGACCGCACGACATCAAGGGCGAAGCCGTCGTCGCGTTCGTCGTCTGCAAGGGCGAACGCCCCCAGGGCGCCGATGCCGAAGCCATGATCAAGACCCTGCGCGACTGGGTGGCCGAGCAGATCGGTCCGATCGCCAAACCGGACGAAATCCGGTTCGGCGACAACCTGCCCAAGACCCGTTCCGGCAAGATCATGCGTCGACTGCTTCGAGGCATCGCCAAGGGGGAACTGCCCCAGGGTGATGTGTCCACGCTGGAAAACCCGGCTATTCTTGAGCAATTGATGGGCCAGTAA
- a CDS encoding AAA family ATPase has product MNSDTGSLSVVPTMDARRLAELLDETVRQPDHAIPVMIWGAPGIGKSDLVRQAAERQGVPLIDLRLSQLEPTDLRGIPLHEAGRVRWVPPEELPDAQRDGMSGVLFLDEINAAPPAVAASAYQLILDRRLGTYHLPAGWTILAAGNRLDDRGITYAMPAPLANRFMHVTLTPDVEAWLDWAARRDVHDLLRDFLAAEPDWLVRFSPDPEVTAFPSPRSWAFVDRVLKRRPFIDATTFTHVAACVGRAAAEAFADHAGRQTPVADWANAPEILRDLRDLPAQIDAVRRIREAVGQQRIDLGQALVLATELPDDALSFGLIEQLHELAGDRLFDEPAFSVWVARRGATSGFPLREDHDADA; this is encoded by the coding sequence ATGAATTCCGACACAGGTTCTCTTTCCGTGGTTCCGACGATGGATGCCCGACGCCTGGCCGAGTTGCTGGATGAAACGGTTCGCCAACCGGATCACGCCATACCGGTGATGATCTGGGGGGCACCGGGTATCGGCAAGTCCGATCTCGTTCGGCAGGCCGCCGAGCGACAGGGGGTGCCGCTGATCGATCTCAGGCTCTCGCAACTGGAGCCGACCGATCTGCGCGGAATTCCCCTGCATGAGGCGGGGCGGGTGCGTTGGGTGCCACCGGAAGAGTTGCCGGATGCCCAACGCGACGGCATGTCGGGCGTGCTCTTTCTGGACGAGATCAATGCCGCACCGCCGGCCGTCGCTGCCAGTGCCTATCAGTTGATCCTCGATCGGCGACTGGGAACCTATCACCTACCTGCCGGCTGGACGATTCTCGCGGCGGGCAACCGCCTGGATGATCGAGGCATCACCTATGCGATGCCGGCACCGCTGGCGAATCGATTCATGCACGTCACATTGACGCCCGATGTCGAGGCATGGCTGGACTGGGCCGCGCGCCGCGATGTTCATGATCTGCTGCGGGATTTCCTGGCGGCCGAACCGGACTGGCTGGTCCGGTTTTCGCCGGACCCCGAGGTGACGGCGTTCCCCAGCCCGCGCAGCTGGGCATTCGTCGATCGGGTGCTCAAGCGCCGCCCCTTCATCGATGCGACCACTTTCACCCATGTTGCCGCCTGCGTGGGGCGGGCTGCGGCAGAGGCGTTTGCCGACCATGCCGGTCGGCAGACGCCGGTGGCCGATTGGGCCAATGCCCCGGAAATCCTGCGCGATCTTCGGGATCTGCCGGCTCAGATCGATGCGGTTCGGCGTATCCGCGAAGCGGTTGGCCAGCAGCGGATCGATCTGGGACAGGCCTTGGTGCTGGCGACGGAGCTCCCCGACGACGCGCTCAGCTTCGGGCTGATCGAGCAGCTGCATGAATTGGCGGGCGATCGTCTGTTCGACGAGCCGGCCTTTTCGGTCTGGGTGGCGCGGCGCGGTGCGACCTCCGGCTTCCCGCTCCGGGAAGATCATGACGCCGACGCCTGA
- a CDS encoding VWA-like domain-containing protein, with amino-acid sequence MTPTPDAARWQRVRQDLMHRWPALIRSLPEQIQIVRDGGAIGLTDGSVVMRADWLGRVERSELVRAALHLAGHAALGHRPWRQHPSVRDARLDGAVRRFLSALGIDSDEADWSGDHHGSWPGVPVRAPGETWAARGESASARQSDPGGASSAPSTERASSAERRQDERVEVDEPTFDAHRSGAAGDLRAQRVMGRASARISPGHRQTDWRALLRLWLVQRSHRRWQFDRPARRRVEPFILPRLSGRQLRVAVALDISGSIDPRWFAQFFREIEALRGLLPLQLRLLTCDNRIHLDRALQGAAVLPPITGGGGTDFRPVFARLAGDAALDALIYCTDLIGDYPATIPPFPVFWLVPEVVRTAAARPPDPPFGRVLMMREAAAS; translated from the coding sequence ATGACGCCGACGCCTGATGCCGCGCGCTGGCAACGCGTGCGTCAGGATCTGATGCATCGCTGGCCCGCCTTGATCCGATCGTTGCCCGAACAAATTCAGATCGTGCGGGATGGTGGGGCGATCGGACTCACCGACGGTTCGGTCGTGATGCGGGCCGATTGGCTGGGGCGCGTCGAGCGATCCGAGCTGGTCCGTGCCGCACTGCATCTGGCGGGCCATGCCGCTCTGGGGCATCGACCCTGGCGTCAGCATCCCTCTGTGAGAGATGCGCGGCTGGATGGCGCCGTGCGTCGCTTTCTCTCGGCACTGGGGATCGATTCGGACGAAGCCGACTGGTCCGGGGATCATCATGGCTCCTGGCCCGGTGTGCCGGTGCGTGCCCCGGGGGAAACCTGGGCCGCCCGGGGCGAGTCCGCTTCGGCGCGACAGAGCGATCCGGGCGGGGCTTCGTCAGCGCCGTCAACCGAGCGGGCGTCTTCGGCTGAACGGCGTCAGGACGAGCGAGTTGAGGTGGATGAGCCGACGTTCGATGCCCACCGATCGGGCGCGGCGGGCGATCTCAGGGCCCAACGGGTAATGGGCCGGGCGTCGGCACGTATATCGCCGGGCCATCGGCAGACTGACTGGCGGGCGTTGCTGCGTCTTTGGCTGGTGCAGCGAAGCCATCGCCGGTGGCAGTTCGATCGCCCGGCGCGTCGGCGTGTCGAACCCTTCATTCTGCCGCGTCTGTCGGGGCGGCAACTGCGGGTAGCGGTGGCTCTGGATATCAGTGGATCCATCGACCCGCGGTGGTTCGCGCAGTTCTTCCGTGAAATCGAGGCCTTGCGGGGGTTGCTGCCGCTGCAGTTGCGCCTGTTGACCTGCGATAACCGTATCCATCTTGATCGCGCCTTGCAGGGGGCGGCGGTTCTGCCGCCTATCACGGGCGGCGGCGGGACGGATTTCCGACCGGTATTCGCTCGCCTGGCCGGGGATGCTGCACTGGATGCGCTGATCTATTGCACGGACCTCATCGGGGACTATCCGGCCACTATACCGCCGTTTCCTGTGTTCTGGCTGGTGCCGGAAGTCGTTCGAACGGCGGCTGCTCGGCCACCCGATCCGCCGTTTGGGCGCGTCCTGATGATGCGGGAGGCGGCGGCATCATGA